Proteins from a genomic interval of Streptomyces sp. NBC_00820:
- a CDS encoding cyclic nucleotide-binding domain-containing protein has translation MTKAIKLLTALPQAQRERLMELAKEVSFPEDARIFQAGGTADRFWVIRSGAVSLDQQVTSRQWVTVATLGAGDMLGWSWLFPPYEWDFGAVAFSNVRAYEFDGPSVLGLCVEDPLLGLSLVRTVAEILAHRLETTRGKLMDQYAVRRQRPL, from the coding sequence ATGACCAAAGCGATAAAACTGCTGACCGCCCTGCCGCAGGCCCAGCGTGAGCGCCTGATGGAGCTGGCCAAGGAGGTCTCCTTCCCCGAGGACGCCCGCATCTTCCAGGCGGGCGGCACCGCCGACCGCTTCTGGGTCATCCGCTCGGGCGCGGTCTCCCTGGACCAGCAGGTCACCTCCCGGCAGTGGGTCACCGTGGCCACGCTCGGTGCCGGCGACATGCTCGGCTGGTCCTGGCTCTTCCCGCCGTACGAGTGGGACTTCGGGGCCGTGGCCTTCAGCAACGTACGGGCCTACGAGTTCGACGGACCCTCGGTGCTCGGGCTGTGCGTGGAGGACCCGCTGCTCGGCCTCTCACTGGTGCGCACGGTCGCCGAGATCCTCGCCCACCGCCTGGAGACGACCCGCGGCAAGCTCATGGACCAGTACGCGGTCCGCCGGCAGCGCCCGCTGTAG